In one Prosthecochloris aestuarii DSM 271 genomic region, the following are encoded:
- a CDS encoding SDR family oxidoreductase yields the protein MHKKVLVTGATGFIGSRLVRKLVSGDNEVYALVRKSSSLVSFSGILDRVRLVEGDVTDPDSLKKAFEGMDRIYHSAGYTYMGGDSSRDATLNAINVQGSRNVFDAALEAGVERVVHVSSITAVGFSSNRKPLNESFTWNFDQIQLKYAETKHLAEEEAQKAVARGLDCVIVNPAFVFGAGDVNFNAGRIIKDVYEGKMPVYPLGGVSVVDVEIVVETTIRAMEVGRCGERYIIGGDNISYKQLAGTISSVTGASAFRFPLPFWMASPLLYLMKRLNFRKKVSKLFNLSMFRVASEFLYFDSSKAIRELGMKSEPHEFSIRRAFEWYRKEGLL from the coding sequence GTGCATAAAAAAGTATTAGTAACCGGAGCAACCGGTTTTATTGGTTCTCGTCTTGTAAGAAAACTGGTCTCCGGTGACAATGAGGTCTATGCTCTGGTTCGCAAAAGCTCGAGTCTTGTTTCGTTTTCGGGGATTCTCGACAGGGTTCGTCTCGTTGAAGGTGATGTGACGGACCCTGATTCTCTCAAAAAAGCGTTTGAGGGAATGGACCGGATTTATCATTCCGCCGGATATACCTATATGGGCGGAGACTCAAGCAGGGACGCCACGTTAAACGCTATTAACGTTCAGGGATCGCGCAATGTCTTTGATGCGGCTCTTGAGGCGGGCGTCGAACGTGTTGTTCATGTCAGTTCGATTACAGCAGTAGGGTTTTCTTCGAACCGTAAGCCGCTCAATGAATCATTTACGTGGAATTTTGATCAGATTCAGCTGAAATATGCTGAAACCAAACACCTTGCAGAAGAGGAGGCTCAAAAGGCCGTTGCCAGAGGTCTGGATTGTGTGATTGTCAATCCTGCGTTTGTTTTCGGAGCGGGCGATGTGAATTTCAACGCGGGCAGGATCATCAAGGATGTCTATGAGGGGAAAATGCCGGTCTATCCCTTGGGGGGTGTTTCTGTCGTGGATGTCGAGATAGTCGTTGAAACGACGATACGGGCTATGGAAGTCGGGAGGTGTGGCGAACGATATATTATCGGAGGCGACAACATTTCCTATAAACAGCTGGCAGGGACGATTTCAAGCGTTACCGGAGCATCAGCGTTTCGTTTTCCCCTTCCTTTCTGGATGGCCAGTCCGTTGCTTTATCTTATGAAAAGGTTAAATTTTCGTAAGAAGGTCTCGAAGCTCTTCAATCTTTCGATGTTCAGAGTCGCGTCTGAATTTTTGTATTTTGATTCATCAAAGGCTATTCGTGAACTCGGCATGAAATCCGAACCGCATGAGTTCAGTATCAGAAGAGCTTTTGAATGGTACAGGAAAGAAGGCCTTCTATGA